From Arachis stenosperma cultivar V10309 chromosome 2, arast.V10309.gnm1.PFL2, whole genome shotgun sequence, one genomic window encodes:
- the LOC130962731 gene encoding protein FAR1-RELATED SEQUENCE 5-like, with the protein MEGRNGLFGGCEEFGNAIGSICKNDSAENGCDSEARQPSLDDDASDYGDVIGLTAEDICNKVFRSEERAYDFFAKLGKFVGFGVRKGDYGKDEEENLIKRRFFCNKAGLRDQKHYNRVDRKRSHRPETRTNCKVMLSVYLDRVSCTWKVRKVNLEHNHPLTPRIMVHMIPGFRRMSKSAKAHIDGIQRYGLPTSKILGYMAGISGGYSLLGFTKKDAYNYIDKSKRDKITDGDTNAAVIYLEGKATADPMSMARYNLTDDGMLANLFWADGASRVDYQYFGDVIAFDSTYKKNKYKRPLVIFSGTNNHKQTTIFGFGLVLDERIPSYTWMLESLVEVMCGKTPSVVVTDGDDAMIAAVRKVFPRATQRLCAWHLQRNVTSNSNEDMFRNVFAKWLYADMEIADFEAEWAQAVIDFELSDKLWASQMYEKREMWANAYLRNKFCAGFRTTSRCEGINANVKKFLTSRHSILELVQNLELLVREYRNNELLAQFNTLYSMPVITSCLNSIERSAANVYTQAVFNEVKKEMDRVGTVNFVSRKRVSTTILYITEDYGKPGRRVMTLFENNVVKLECHCRFWERVGYPCRHMFFVMKHEHLKAIPDRLIIKRWRQDAKDIGQYVDDIEEESERGFLLRHGALHAASQWMLFVGAKKQELFRVALNGIRNVCRDLENGNAKAANGASKRVEVGIRDPVVVRTKGAPSSKKLKSKKRRCTSCRKTGHTKRRCTVSRRTFNETDATKGADISNTDRAEAECTKGVTRAGVDVDVLEKHLSGDKKAMVMDILRKLNPGTDDKS; encoded by the exons ATGGAGGGCAGGAATGGTTTGTTTGGTGGTTGCGAGGAATTTGGGAATGCAATTGGATCAATTTGCAAAAATGATAGCGCAGAGAATGGTTGTGATAGTGAAGCTCGTCAGCCCAGTTTGGATGATGATGCATCAGATTATGGAGACGTCATAGGTCTCACAGCAGAAGATATATGTAACAAGGTCTTTCGGAGCGAGGAACGTGCTTATGATTTCTTCGCAAAACTTGGAAAATTTGTTGGGTTTGGGGTCCGAAAGGGTGACTACGGgaaagatgaggaggagaattTGATAAAGCGGAGATTCTTTTGCAACAAGGCCGGTTTAAGGGACCAGAAGCATTACAACCGGGTGGATAGAAAAAGATCACATCGTCCAGAAACGCGCACGAATTGCAAGGTAATGCTGTCAGTGTATCTTGATAGGGTTTCTTGCACTTGGAAGGTTAGGAAGGTGAACCTGGAACATAATCACCCACTCACGCCCAGGATAATGGTACACATGATTCCAGGATTTCGCCGTATGTCAAAGTCTGCCAAGGCACACATAGATGGGATACAGAGGTACGGCTTACCAACCTCAAAGATACTGGGGTACATGGCAGGAATTTCTGGGGGGTATTCTCTCCTTGGATTCACCAAAAAGGATGCTTACAATTACATCGATAAGAGCAAACGCGACAAGATTACGGATGGTGACACTAATGCGGCCGTCATATACCTTGAGGGAAAGGCCACAGCGGATCCAATGTCGATGGCAAGGTACAACCTCACCGATGATGGTATGTTGGCGAACCTCTTCTGGGCTGATGGAGCAAGTCGAGTAGATTACCAATATTTTGGTGATGTCATTGCTTTCGACTCCACCTACAAGAAGAACAAATATAAGAGGCCGTTGGTCATATTCTCTGGCACGAATAACCATAAACAAACAACAATCTTTGGCTTTGGTCTTGTTTTGGATGAGCGCATACCTTCTTACACGTGGATGCTCGAGAGCTTGGTTGAAGTAATGTGTGGCAAGACACCGTCCGTAGTTGTTACAGACGGAGATGATGCAATGATTGCAGCTGTGCGGAAAGTTTTTCCACGAGCAACTCAAAGGCTGTGTGCGTGGCACCTACAAAGAAATGTAACCTCGAACTCAAACGAGGACATGTTTCGGAATGTGTTTGCAAAGTGGTTATATGCTGACATGGAAATTGCCGACTTTGAGGCTGAGTGGGCTCAGGCAGTGATAGACTTTGAATTGAGTGACAAGTTATGGGCTTCTCAGATGTACGAGAAGCGAGAGATGTGGGCCAACGCATATCTGCGGAACAAGTTTTGTGCTGGCTTTCGGACGACATCTAGGTGCGAGGGAATCAACGCTAATGTAAAAAAATTTCTCACTTCTAGGCATAGCATTCTAGAACTTGTTCAGAATCTCGAGTTGCTTGTTCGGGAGTACCGAAACAATGAGCTTCTTGCACAGTTTAATACGTTATATAGCATGCCGGTCATCACTAGTTGCTTGAATTCCATTGAAAGATCTGCTGCCAACGTGTATACTCAAGCTGTATTCAACGAGGTTAAAAAAGAGATGGATCGGGTGGGCACAGTCAATTTTGTTAGTCGAAAGAGGGTCTCCACAACAATTTTGTATATCACAGAAGACTATGGTAAACCGGGAAGACGAGTTATGACGCTATTTGAGAATAATGTGGTTAAGTTAGAATGTCATTGTCGGTTCTGGGAACGAGTGGGGTACCCTTGTAGGCACATGTTTTTCGTTATGAAGCACGAGCATTTGAAAGCTATTCCCGATCgcttgataattaaaagatggaGACAAGATGCCAAGGACATCGGACAGTATGTTGATGACATCGAAGAGGAATCCGAGAGGGGCTTTTTGCTGAGGCATGGTGCCCTTCATGCAGCTTCTCAATGGATGCTTTTCGTTGGTGCAAAGAAGCAAGAGCTGTTTAGAGTTGCTTTGAATGGGATTAGAAACGTATGCAGGGACCTGGAAAATGGGAATGCTAAAGCTGCAAATGGTGCTTCGAAGAGGGTTGAAGTCGGCATTAGGGACCCGGTGGTTGTTAGAACGAAAGGAGCGCCGTCTTCAAAGAAGTTAAAGTCGAAGAAAAGAAGGTGTACTAGTTGTAGAAAAACAGGACACACTAAGCGGAGGTGTACAGTTAGCAGGAGGACCTTTAATGAAACAGATGCCACGAAAGGTGCTGATATATCCAACACAGACCGTGCGGAG GCGGAGTGCACGAAAGGAGTAACACGAGCAGGTGTTGATGTTGATGTCTTAGAGAAACATCTGAGTGGTGATAAAAAAGCAATG GTCATGGATATCTTGAGGAAGCTGAATCCAGGAACGGACGACAAGTCTTGA